In Pseudodesulfovibrio alkaliphilus, the genomic stretch GATTATTGGTGATTTTGAGGGATTGTTGATGATTGATAAATTTTTTCCACAAATGTGGGGAACAGTTTTCTCGCCATATTCTTAACTTTTTTCTAGAACAAGTTTAGAAAAAAATATCGACCATTCCGAGGTGATCGGTTTTCGACAGAAGGGGAAGGCGGCTGAGTGGGGAAAGATTGTGGGGAACGTGTGAAATCGTCTTATCACAAGGGGTCGGGGTTGGGAACAGGTTTGTGACAGGATTCCACAGGAAAAGGAACAATGAAATCGTGACATTTTCCCGTGTTCCGGGCAAGGGCACGGGCTGCGCGGGTTTGGCCGGCACACAGGTTCCGTCGAAGTCGAATGCGTCCTCGGGGCGGCATGGGCCTTGCAGTTTCGCGTTTCATCCTTCTGCGGTTCGTGCGTCCACCAGGGCGTCGCGCTGGTAGGCGCGAAGGCCGAAGTGGGGCAGGGCGGCCAGCAGGTGGTCGAAGAGGTCCGACTGGATGCCTTCGTAGGCGCTCCAGGCCGTGTCGTTGGTGAAGCAGTATATCTCAAGGGGCAGCCCGCCTTCGGCGGCAGGCTGGAGCTGGCGCACGAGCAGGGTCATGTCCGCCCGTGTCCCCGGGTGGTTGGTCACGTAGTCAAGGGCGTAGAGCCGGAAGAGTCCGATGTTGGTCATGCGTCGCCCGTTGAGGGCCGAGCGCGGATCGGCTCCGACGCGTGCGTTGTATTCATCGATCTCCGCCTTGCGCCGGGCGATGTGCGGGGCCAGTGACTGGACTGCCGAAAGCTTGTCGAGCAGCGTTTCGTCGGCGAACCGGATGGACGAGAGGTCGATGAGCAGGGAGCGTTTGATGCGCCGTCCTCCCGCCTGGGTCATGCCGCGCCAGTTCTTGAAGGGCGTGTCCAGGAACTTGTGAGTCGGGATGGCGGTGATGGTCTTGTCCCAGTTCTGCACCTTGACCGTGTGCAGTGCCACATCAATGACATCTCCATCGGCGGCCATTGAGGGCATCTCGATCCAGTCGCCCTTGCGCAGCAGATCGTTGGCCCCTATTTGCACCCCGGCCACCAGCGAGAGAATGGTGTCGCGGAAGATGAGCATGAGGACCGCGGTCATGGCTCCGATGCCAGAGAGCAGCCCCCAGGGCGACTGACCCAGCAGCAGGGCGATGACCGACACCGCGCCGAGGATGGAGATGAAGAGCTTGAAGAGCTGGGCGTATCCCTTGATGGGCCTGCGCCGGGATATCTCGTAGGTCTCGTAGAGCCGGACCAGGGCGTTGACCGTGGGCAGGAGAATGAGAACCACGGTCACGGACAGATAGACGCCCACGGCCTCGCGCAGCAGGGTGGCCGAGCCCGGGAACAGCTCCGCGCCCATGGACAGGACCGGAGCCGGAGCGAGTAGCGCGGCCCTGGCAAACACGCCTTCTTCCATGAGCTGGGCAGCGAACACGCCTTGGGAGCGCGGAACCAGCACCCGGGCCAGGCGCACGGCCACGAGTCGGGCGGCCAGATAGACGATCAGCGCCGCTGCCAGCAGGGCGGCAGCACGGATGGCTGTTTCCAAGGCCGGTGCGGCGTCGGCCAGTGCCGTGATGGGTTCTGCAATCATTGTCGCTCCTTGCTGGAAAACAGGCTAGCACAAAGCTCCCCGGCTGAGAACCGCGAACGAGTGCAGACTTGTGCAGCGCATTGACAAAGGGATTGCGGCGACCCATTTGTTATGAACATCCCTCCCTTCAGCATGAGAGAGTGCCATGGCCATGTGGTCCTATATCGTCCTGACCGTTGCCACGTTGTTGACCCTGTACCTGGGCTGGCGTCTGATCATGCCCCTGCCCGTCGGACGGGGGCGGAAAATCGCGGCCTGGCTGGCCGTGGGCGGGTTGCTGTACGGTCAGCGCTGGGTGCGCGCCCTGCGCGAGGACGGCGCGGACACCATGCTCTATGACGGTCTCAGTTGGGTGGTCTTCGTTTTCCTCGGTCTGGTCTCCATGGTGGTGATGTTCATGTTCCTGCGCGACCTGCCGATACTGGCCGGGCGTACGCTCTCCCTGTTCCGGCGCATGGCGGCAGGGCGCATCTCTTCGGGGCGAAACGCATCCGCGGCTGACCCTGGTCGGCGGCGCTTCATGCTCAATGCCTCCAACGCGGCCATCATGGCCGTGGCCATGCCGCTCACTGGCTATTCCATTTTCGAGGCCCGGCGGACTCCCGAGGTGGTCCGAAACGATTTGTTCGTTCCTGGATTGCCCTCCGGCCTCGATGGCTTCACTATTGCCCAGATGACCGACACTCACATCGGCCCGACACTGCGGGGTGGCTGGATGCGAATGGTGGTGGACGAGATCAACGCCCTGGGCGCGGACATGGTGGTCCATACCGGCGACATGGTGGACGGGTCTGTGGACTCGCTGCGCAGGCATGTGGCTCCGCTGGCCGATCTCGTGGCTCCTCACGGGGTTTGGATGTGCCTTGGCAACCATGAGTACTACGCCGGGGTCGAGGCGTGGATGGCAGAGGTCGGGCGTCTGGGTATGCGCCCCCTGGTGGACGAGCATGTGCTTGTCGATACCGGCCGGGGCCGCGTGCTGCTGGCCGGGGTGGCCGACTACACCGCGCACCGCCTCCATCCCGCCCACCTCTCCTCGCCCCTTGCGGCCATGCAGGGGGCGCCGGGCCACGACGTGTCCATCCTGCTGGCCCACCAGCCCGTGTCGGTCTACGAGGCCAGCCGGGCCGGGTTCGACATTCAGCTTTCGGGCCACACCCACGGCGGCCAGTTTTTTCCCTGGACCGTGGCCATCCATCTCTTTCAGCCCTATGTGCGCGGTCTGCACCGGCACGACGCCACCCTGCTCTACGTCAACACCGGCACCGGCTACTGGGGACCGCCCATGCGGCTGGGCACTGCCCCGGAGATAACCCTGCACACCCTCAAGGCCGGCCCCGGCCCGGATGTGGAGTCCTAGCCTCCTCCCTTTCTCTGTCTGATCCCGTATACTTGTTTTCTCTTTCCTACGCGGTTGACTCTTGGTCGCGATTGGTCTAACAGGGTCAGTGGTCCAACCAATGTTGGAGGGCCTGGAGGCGTAATGGCATGTGGCTTGGATGCCATGCCCCTGCGGGGCTGCGCAGGCTGATTGCCAGGAAACACGGTGACAGAAAGCGGGATGAGGTGCCATGGAGCAGGCGATGGACGTGAAGCCGGTGAGCCGCAAGGGCATGTACGGAGAGATCGTGCTCCAGATCAAGGCCATGATCGACCGCGGGGAGTTGCGGCCCGGGGATCGGCTGCCGCCCGAGCGAAGGCTGGCCGGGATGTTCGCGGTCTCGCGCAACACCGTGCGCGAGGCGATCAAGGCCCTGGCCGAGCAGGAGCTGGTGGAGAGCCGCCAGGGCGCGGGAACCTTTGTCCGCAGCGCGGACGAGGCCCGGTTTGCCGCCACCCTGGCCGGGGTTATCCTGCGGGCCAGACCCTCTCTGCGTGATGTCTTTGAGGCCAGAAAGCTCATCGAGCCTGAAATTGCCGCCCTGGCTGCCAGGCACGCTTCGCCCGGCATCATCGCCCGCATCGAGGCCGCTTTGGACGAGCAGGAGCGGGCCGTGCGACGCGGCGAGACCGGGGCCGATCATGACCAGCTGCTGCATGGACTGCTGGCCGAGGCATCGGGAAACACGGTGTTCTGCGAGGTGGTCAAGGCCCTGCACGAGGATTTCATACGCAGCCGGGTCCAGGCGCTTCAGTCGCAGGAGCGGCGGGAGGCATCCCTGGCCGCGCATAGAACCATAGTCGAGGCCGTCAGAAACGGGCACGTCATGCAGGCGGAGAAGGCCATGCGCGACCACCTGGAGGAAATCGAAGCCATCGTCTTTGCCCGGGATCATCGGTCCGGGGCGTAAGACCATAGCAACAATCAGAACCCGCAGGCTGCTCAAAAATGGTGAGATGCTCACTACGATAACAGTTCAAGATCGAAAGGTGTTTTTTGCACACGAGGATTTGAACTTTCGGGAGCAACGGCGCAGAGCGCCATTTTTCGACAGTCTGGTAAATCACGGAGGAATCATGAAGGAAACACGCGACAAGGCAAGGGAGCTGATGAAGGGATACTGCCGGGTGTGCCGGGTGTGCGACGGCAAGGCGTGTGCGGGCGAGGTACCCGGCATGGGCGGGCTGGGCACTGCGGCCTCGTTCAAGAACAACGTCACGGCCCTGGCCAGGGTGCGGCTCAACATGCGCCTGTTGCACGGAGTCACCGCGCCGGACACGGCCGTATCTCTTCTGGGGTTTGATCTTTCCATGCCCGTCCTGGCCGCGCCCATTGGCGGCGTGTCCTTCAACATGGGCGGCGGCGTCAGCGAGGAGGACTACATAGAGGCCGTGGTGGCGGGGTGTCGCAATGCGGGAGTCGTCGGCTGCACGGGCGATGGCGTGCCTCCGGTCATCCATGAGTCAGGCTTTGCGGCCATCGCCGGGAGCGAGGGGCACGGCATTCCCTTCATCAAACCCTGGGAAGGAGCCGAACTGGACGAGAAGCTCGACAAGGCACGGGCCACGGGCTGCACCCTTTTCGGCATGGACGTGGACGCCGCTGGGCTGATCACCCTGCGTCAGATGGGCCGCCCGGTGTCGCCCAAGACCCCGGAAGAGCTTGAGGCGATCATCGCCAGGGTCCACGGCTGGGGCGGCAAATTCATCCTCAAGGGCGTCATGACCCCGGACGAGGCCCTGCTGGCCGCCCGGGTGGGGGCCGATGCCATTGTGGTCTCCAACCACGGCGGGCGCGTGCTGGACCACACTCCGGGCACTGCCGAGGTGCTGGCCGGGGTGGCGGCAGCGGTGCGCGGGCGGCTGACCGTGCTGGTGGACGGCGGTGTGCGCGATGGTGCGGACGTGCTCAAGATGGTCGCCCTGGGTGCGGACGCGGTCATGATCGGCCGTCCGATCTCGGTGGCGGCGGTGGGCGGATTGCAGGAGGGTGTGGAGCAGTATCTGGCTGCGGTCAGGGCGCAGCTGGTCCAGGCCATGATCCTGACCGGATCGCCGGACATGGCGTCCGTGAGTTCCTGCATTCTGTTTCAGGACTAGGTCCGCCATAGTAAAAAGAGTAATCCGTCGCAAGGCGGACCGGAGCTTTCATGCTGACGACATACCTTCTCTATATCGTGCTCGGGGCCGTGGCCGGCGTCTTGGCCGGACTGCTCGGCATTGGCGGCGGGCTGGTCATTGTGCCCATGCTCAACATTGCCTTCGAGTGGCAGAGCTTCCCGCAGGAGCACATCCAGCACGTGGCCCTGGGCACCTCCATGGCCACCATCGTCTTCACCTCCATCTCCAGCATGTACGCCCACCATCGGCGTGGAGCCATCAACTATCCGGCCTTCTGGCGGCTGGCTCCGGGCATCGTGCTGGGCACCTACCTGGGGGCCATGCTCGCCTCGGCCCTGCCCACCGGGTTTCTCAAGGCGTTCTTCGGCTTCTTCCTCTACTATGTGGCCGGGCAGATGCTTCTGAACATCAAGCCCAAGCCCAACCGCGAGCTGCCCGGCGTGGCAGGTACCTCGGTAGCGGGCACGGGCATAGGCGTGTTCTCGGCCCTGGTGGGCATCGGCGGAGGCACCCTGACCGTGCCCTTTCTCTCCTGGTGCAACCAGACCATGCACGTGTCCATCGCCACGGCCGCAGCCGTGGGGCTGCCCATCGCCCTGTCCGGCACGGCGGGCTATGTGGTCGGCGGCTGGAGCGTGCCGGGCATCCCCGGCCCGCACATCGGCTATGTCTACATCCCGGCCTTCCTGGGCATCATCGCCATGAGCATGCTCACCGCCCCCCTGGGCGCCAGGCTGGCCCACAGCCTGCCTGTGGATAAGCTCAAGCGTGTCTTTGCCGTGCTGCTCATTTTGGTGGGCACGCGGATGCTCTGGAGCGTGTTCATGTAGCGGGTTGCCGCGTCGTGTGAAATGCAAAGGCCGCTCCCGGATGGGGGCGGTCTTTTTGATCACAGGAAGAGTCCTGGCTCGCTCAGTGCGCGTCAGCCCAATTGCGGCCAAGGCCGAGGTCCACCTTGAGGGGGACGGCGAGGGCGGCCACGGACTGCATGATGGCCTTGAGGCGTTCTCCGGCCGGGCGGATGTTGGGTTCCGGGGCCTCGACGATGAGTTCGTCGTGGACCTGGAGGATGACGCGCCCGTTCAGGGCGGCCAGCTCCTTGTCCTTGTGGGCCGCGACCATGGCCATCTTGATGATGTCCGCCGCCGAGCCCTGGATGACCGTGTTCACGGCCTGGCGCCTGGCCTGGGAGGCGAGCTGGTTGTTGCGCGAGTGCAGCTCGGGCAGCAGCCGACGCCGACCGGCCAGAGTGGTGACGAAGCCACGGGCCTCGGCCTCGTGAATGACCGTGTCGTAGAACGCCTTGAGGGTGGCGAGCTTGTCGAAATAGCGCTCGATGAAGCCCTTGGCCTCGTTGACCGTGATGGCCAGTTCCCGGGCCAGCTTCTGCGGCCCCATGCCGTAGATGAGGCCGAAGTTGATGGTCTTGGCGTTGCGACGCTCGTCGGGCAGCACGTCCTGCGGCTCCTTGTCCGTGAGCAGGGCCGCGGTGCGGGTGTGGATGTCCTCGTCGTTGCGGAAGGCGTCGATGAGTGCCGGATCGCCCGAGAAGTGGGCCAGGACCCGAAGCTCGATCTGCGAGTAATCGGCCGCGGCCAGCATGGCCCCTGGTCCGGCCGTGAAGCAGGCGCGCATGCGCGGACCGTACTTGCCCCGGATGGGGATGTTCTGGAGATTGGGCCGGGAGCTGGAGAGGCGCCCGGTGGCCGTGGCCAGTTGGTTGAAATGGGTGTGCAGCCGCCCGTCGTCGCCCACCAGCTTGGGCAGGGGTTCAAGGTAGGTGGAGCGCAGCTTTTCCAGCATGCGGTATTCGAGGATGTCCTCCACGATGGGGTGCTGGCCGCGAATGGACTCCAGCACCTCGTTGGCCGTGGAGCGCTGGCCCGTGGCGGTCTTGCCGCCCGCCTTGATCTCGAGGCGGTCAAAGAGGACCGCGGCCAGTTGCTGGCTTGAGCGGATGTTGAAGGACTCGCCCGCGTGGTCGAGGATGGAGCGGGTCAGGGCGTCGAGCTGGCCGCTGACATCGTTGAGGAATCCGGCAAAGGCGGCGAGGTCGATCCCGATGCCCGCCTGCTCCATGGACACCAGCACCGGGATGAGCGGGATTTCCAGGTCGCGCATCAGCGGGGCGAGGTCGGCCGAGGCCACCTGTCCCCGGATGCCGTTCATGTAGGCCAGAGCTGCCAGCCCTTGGGATCGAGGATGCAGCCCCTCGGCAGCCTGGGCGAATTCGGGGCGGCCGTCCTGAAACATGGACTGGCGCAGGCGCGGCCAGGTGTAGTTGCGGGCCTCCGGGTCGAGCAGGTAGGCGGCCAGGCTGAGGTCGAACCACTGGGATGAGAGCAGATACCCCCAGGCCGGATCGGCCCGCAGCAGTTCCTGCACGCTCGGCGTGGCGAGCACGGACGCATGTTCCAGGGCGAGGGCCAGGGCGTCGGCCGGGCCTGTGTAACGATACTCATGCCCTTCGACCCCCACAAAGAAGGCGTCATTTTCAAAGACAAGCCCCACTTCCTCACCGGCCAGGGTGGGCAGGTCGTCCGTTCTGGCCACCTCGGTCACGGGCGGTTCGTCGTCCTGCTTGGGGGCGGCGGCTGGCGAGCCGAAGAGTGAGAACTGGTCCCTTGGTGCGGGCGCGGCCACCTGAGGCGGTGTGCCCGTCTTGCCGGGCCTCCGGGGCAGGTCGCGCTTGAGGCCCCGCAACTCGTACTCGTCGAGGAAGTCGTGCAGCCCGTCCAGATCCATGGGCTCCAGGGCGAAGTGGCCCAGAGGGAAGTCGCAGCAATCGGGCTTCATGCGCGTCAGTTGGCGGTAGAGAAAGACGTTCTCAAGTTCGGGTTCGACCTTTTCGCGCAGCTTCTCGGGCAGGGCGGCGCAGTTGTCGCGCAGGGCCTCCAGGGTGGGGCAGATCGCCATGATCTTGCGGGCCGTGACCGGGCCGACCTTGGGGATGCCCGGAATGTTGTCCGCCGAGTCGCCGATGATGGCCTGGAAATCGGGCCACTGGGCTGGCTCGAGCCCCTCCTCCTCGCGAAAGCTCTCAAGGGTGATGATTTTATCCGCCTTGCCCGCCTGGTTGAGTAGGACCACATTGCGGTCCAGGCATTGCTTGAGGTCCTTGTCCGAGGCCACGATGACCACGGGCCGTTCCTGCTTGTACTTGTGGGCCAGTGAGCAGATGCAGTCGTCCGCCTCCACGCCGTCGGAGACGATGAGCCGGACGCCAAGCAGTTCCACGCCCCGGCGCACCGGCTCGATCTGCTGGGCCAGGGGTTCGGGCATGGCCGGGCGCTGGGCCTTGTAGCGCTCGTAGAGCTGGTGGCGGAAGGTCGGCCCCTTGCCGTCCATGATGAAGCCCACATGGCCGGGGTTCTCGTCGCGCAGCAGGTTCATGAGCACGCGCAGGGTGGTGTTGATGGCGTTGGTGGGGAACCCGTCGGCCCGCTTGAGATCGGCGCGGGCGTAGAAGGCGCGGTAGAAGAGGGCCGTGCCGTCGATGAGATAGACGGGATCGGCGTTAAAGGGCAGGCGTTCCTTGAGGGACATGGCAGTGTCTCGGCGTGTTGGCGGCCGGGCGGCCGTTTTGGATGAAGAGGCGCGGCGTACCCCGGAGGTCGCCGCGCTCGGTCACAGCCGATGAATGGCCGATTTCTTGCCCTGGCCCAGCCGCTTGAGCATGAATATTTCCGGGTCCTCGCCGTCCAGGGCGGCGATGTCCACCTCGGCGCGGGCGGCCTGGGCGTGGCCCCCGGCGCTGCCCAGCCCGTTCATGATGGATTGGGCCATCTTGCCCATGTCGCGGCGCAGGCCGTCGCCGCGCAGGATGCACACCAGCTTGTCGTCTGCCACGCCCGAAACCACCACCCAGGGCACGTTGTGGACCCGGGTGAAGAAG encodes the following:
- a CDS encoding mechanosensitive ion channel family protein, with the protein product MIAEPITALADAAPALETAIRAAALLAAALIVYLAARLVAVRLARVLVPRSQGVFAAQLMEEGVFARAALLAPAPVLSMGAELFPGSATLLREAVGVYLSVTVVLILLPTVNALVRLYETYEISRRRPIKGYAQLFKLFISILGAVSVIALLLGQSPWGLLSGIGAMTAVLMLIFRDTILSLVAGVQIGANDLLRKGDWIEMPSMAADGDVIDVALHTVKVQNWDKTITAIPTHKFLDTPFKNWRGMTQAGGRRIKRSLLIDLSSIRFADETLLDKLSAVQSLAPHIARRKAEIDEYNARVGADPRSALNGRRMTNIGLFRLYALDYVTNHPGTRADMTLLVRQLQPAAEGGLPLEIYCFTNDTAWSAYEGIQSDLFDHLLAALPHFGLRAYQRDALVDARTAEG
- a CDS encoding metallophosphoesterase yields the protein MAMWSYIVLTVATLLTLYLGWRLIMPLPVGRGRKIAAWLAVGGLLYGQRWVRALREDGADTMLYDGLSWVVFVFLGLVSMVVMFMFLRDLPILAGRTLSLFRRMAAGRISSGRNASAADPGRRRFMLNASNAAIMAVAMPLTGYSIFEARRTPEVVRNDLFVPGLPSGLDGFTIAQMTDTHIGPTLRGGWMRMVVDEINALGADMVVHTGDMVDGSVDSLRRHVAPLADLVAPHGVWMCLGNHEYYAGVEAWMAEVGRLGMRPLVDEHVLVDTGRGRVLLAGVADYTAHRLHPAHLSSPLAAMQGAPGHDVSILLAHQPVSVYEASRAGFDIQLSGHTHGGQFFPWTVAIHLFQPYVRGLHRHDATLLYVNTGTGYWGPPMRLGTAPEITLHTLKAGPGPDVES
- a CDS encoding FadR/GntR family transcriptional regulator, with amino-acid sequence MEQAMDVKPVSRKGMYGEIVLQIKAMIDRGELRPGDRLPPERRLAGMFAVSRNTVREAIKALAEQELVESRQGAGTFVRSADEARFAATLAGVILRARPSLRDVFEARKLIEPEIAALAARHASPGIIARIEAALDEQERAVRRGETGADHDQLLHGLLAEASGNTVFCEVVKALHEDFIRSRVQALQSQERREASLAAHRTIVEAVRNGHVMQAEKAMRDHLEEIEAIVFARDHRSGA
- a CDS encoding alpha-hydroxy-acid oxidizing protein — encoded protein: MKETRDKARELMKGYCRVCRVCDGKACAGEVPGMGGLGTAASFKNNVTALARVRLNMRLLHGVTAPDTAVSLLGFDLSMPVLAAPIGGVSFNMGGGVSEEDYIEAVVAGCRNAGVVGCTGDGVPPVIHESGFAAIAGSEGHGIPFIKPWEGAELDEKLDKARATGCTLFGMDVDAAGLITLRQMGRPVSPKTPEELEAIIARVHGWGGKFILKGVMTPDEALLAARVGADAIVVSNHGGRVLDHTPGTAEVLAGVAAAVRGRLTVLVDGGVRDGADVLKMVALGADAVMIGRPISVAAVGGLQEGVEQYLAAVRAQLVQAMILTGSPDMASVSSCILFQD
- a CDS encoding sulfite exporter TauE/SafE family protein, which codes for MLTTYLLYIVLGAVAGVLAGLLGIGGGLVIVPMLNIAFEWQSFPQEHIQHVALGTSMATIVFTSISSMYAHHRRGAINYPAFWRLAPGIVLGTYLGAMLASALPTGFLKAFFGFFLYYVAGQMLLNIKPKPNRELPGVAGTSVAGTGIGVFSALVGIGGGTLTVPFLSWCNQTMHVSIATAAAVGLPIALSGTAGYVVGGWSVPGIPGPHIGYVYIPAFLGIIAMSMLTAPLGARLAHSLPVDKLKRVFAVLLILVGTRMLWSVFM
- the polA gene encoding DNA polymerase I; translation: MSLKERLPFNADPVYLIDGTALFYRAFYARADLKRADGFPTNAINTTLRVLMNLLRDENPGHVGFIMDGKGPTFRHQLYERYKAQRPAMPEPLAQQIEPVRRGVELLGVRLIVSDGVEADDCICSLAHKYKQERPVVIVASDKDLKQCLDRNVVLLNQAGKADKIITLESFREEEGLEPAQWPDFQAIIGDSADNIPGIPKVGPVTARKIMAICPTLEALRDNCAALPEKLREKVEPELENVFLYRQLTRMKPDCCDFPLGHFALEPMDLDGLHDFLDEYELRGLKRDLPRRPGKTGTPPQVAAPAPRDQFSLFGSPAAAPKQDDEPPVTEVARTDDLPTLAGEEVGLVFENDAFFVGVEGHEYRYTGPADALALALEHASVLATPSVQELLRADPAWGYLLSSQWFDLSLAAYLLDPEARNYTWPRLRQSMFQDGRPEFAQAAEGLHPRSQGLAALAYMNGIRGQVASADLAPLMRDLEIPLIPVLVSMEQAGIGIDLAAFAGFLNDVSGQLDALTRSILDHAGESFNIRSSQQLAAVLFDRLEIKAGGKTATGQRSTANEVLESIRGQHPIVEDILEYRMLEKLRSTYLEPLPKLVGDDGRLHTHFNQLATATGRLSSSRPNLQNIPIRGKYGPRMRACFTAGPGAMLAAADYSQIELRVLAHFSGDPALIDAFRNDEDIHTRTAALLTDKEPQDVLPDERRNAKTINFGLIYGMGPQKLARELAITVNEAKGFIERYFDKLATLKAFYDTVIHEAEARGFVTTLAGRRRLLPELHSRNNQLASQARRQAVNTVIQGSAADIIKMAMVAAHKDKELAALNGRVILQVHDELIVEAPEPNIRPAGERLKAIMQSVAALAVPLKVDLGLGRNWADAH